The following proteins come from a genomic window of Streptomyces sp. Sge12:
- a CDS encoding LuxR C-terminal-related transcriptional regulator: protein MLTARFTPPAVPELLVHRPELLGRLAAGARGPLTLVNGPAGSGKTVLAAHWAADRRAPRPPMWLTVEPDDAPGAFWAYVLEALHRGGVTLPPEVGMPARAEGVTRSFLVRLADGLAASPQPAVLVLDQFDTARPPATAEALDFVLRHAAGGLRIVLTSRSDPLLPLHRYRAAGEIVEIRHADLRFTHEDAEALLGEHRLDISQPGIRRLMERTEGWAAGVRLCALAMQRSADPEAFLRQFAADRTTIAGYLLAEVLDAQPPPTQDLLLRVCVTDRIHPDLADALTGRDDGARTLAGLARDNAFLEQVDASAWYRLHPLFAEVLRAHLRQRCPGLEPRLHGRAARWLAGTGRLTEAVLQGAAAGDWPFAAAQLVDNLALGRLLTGMEADRLGRAFDGMPPGTAGAAPALVAAACRTAAQDPAGCEDALRRADAALTDSSGPAARLGRAFLGVLAGRAAGDLAAAERAAVDADRLLGELPPALLAARPELRALLSAHLGAAELGAGHLERAGATLTAAVAACGPQGAQHPGTEHPGTEHPGTEHPGTEHPLCEALGSLALVELLRGRLRRAAEHARACLAVAERSALPPERRAGVDHLVLAGVAVEQDDLPAARHHLDLAAAATGVRPDPATAARAAVIGARIALAEGDADAALAALHAVAVARLSDRVAAELAVAESAVHLGRGDAEAALKVLDAAAADGPERAVARARALLALGRGACAAQALEAVPAAGDDGDAPATTVRAHASLLRAQLAEEDGDAEEARRRLAEALALARPEELRRMFVETGPWMRRVLDRDPASARLHGWLTPGAPVRTARAARADGRPPVVEPLSAREVEVLRKAAEMLSTEEMAAELFVSANTVKTHLKSIYRKLCVTRRSDAVHRAQDLGML, encoded by the coding sequence ATGCTCACGGCCAGGTTCACGCCCCCCGCCGTACCCGAGCTGCTGGTCCACCGGCCCGAGCTGCTGGGGCGCCTGGCGGCCGGGGCGCGCGGACCGCTCACCCTCGTCAACGGACCGGCCGGATCGGGCAAGACGGTGCTCGCCGCCCACTGGGCCGCCGACCGCCGCGCACCGCGTCCCCCCATGTGGCTCACCGTCGAACCCGACGACGCCCCCGGGGCCTTCTGGGCGTACGTCCTGGAGGCCCTGCACCGCGGCGGGGTGACCCTGCCCCCCGAGGTGGGCATGCCCGCCCGGGCCGAGGGGGTCACCCGGTCGTTCCTGGTGCGCCTGGCGGACGGGCTGGCCGCGTCCCCGCAGCCCGCGGTCCTCGTCCTCGACCAGTTCGACACCGCCCGGCCGCCCGCGACGGCCGAGGCGCTGGACTTCGTACTCCGGCACGCGGCCGGGGGCCTGCGCATCGTGCTCACCAGCCGATCGGACCCCCTGCTGCCCCTGCACCGCTACCGGGCGGCGGGCGAGATCGTGGAGATCCGGCACGCCGACCTCAGATTCACCCACGAGGACGCCGAGGCGCTGCTGGGCGAGCACCGGCTCGACATCTCACAGCCCGGAATCCGACGGCTGATGGAGCGCACCGAGGGATGGGCGGCAGGGGTGCGCCTGTGCGCGCTGGCGATGCAGCGCAGCGCCGACCCGGAGGCGTTCCTCCGCCAGTTCGCGGCCGACCGCACGACGATCGCCGGGTATCTGCTGGCCGAGGTGCTCGACGCCCAGCCGCCGCCCACCCAGGACCTGCTGCTGCGGGTCTGCGTGACCGACCGGATCCACCCGGACCTCGCGGATGCGCTGACCGGCCGGGACGACGGGGCACGCACCCTGGCCGGGCTGGCCCGCGACAACGCGTTCCTGGAGCAGGTCGACGCCTCGGCCTGGTACCGGCTGCACCCGCTGTTCGCCGAGGTCCTGCGCGCGCACCTGCGCCAGCGCTGCCCCGGTCTCGAACCCCGGCTGCACGGGCGGGCGGCGCGCTGGCTCGCCGGGACCGGGCGGCTCACGGAGGCCGTGCTGCAGGGCGCGGCCGCCGGGGACTGGCCGTTCGCGGCCGCGCAGCTCGTCGACAACCTGGCCCTCGGCCGTCTCCTCACCGGCATGGAGGCCGACCGGCTGGGCCGGGCGTTCGACGGGATGCCGCCGGGGACGGCGGGGGCGGCGCCCGCACTGGTCGCGGCGGCCTGCCGGACGGCCGCACAGGACCCCGCGGGGTGCGAGGACGCGCTGCGGCGGGCCGACGCCGCCCTGACGGACTCCTCCGGCCCCGCGGCGCGGCTCGGCCGGGCCTTCCTCGGCGTTCTCGCCGGGCGCGCGGCCGGCGACCTTGCGGCCGCCGAACGGGCGGCCGTGGACGCCGACCGGCTGCTGGGGGAGCTGCCGCCGGCCCTGCTCGCCGCGCGCCCCGAACTCCGCGCGCTGCTGTCGGCACATCTGGGCGCCGCCGAGCTCGGCGCCGGACACCTGGAGCGGGCCGGGGCCACGCTGACGGCAGCCGTGGCCGCGTGCGGGCCGCAGGGGGCGCAGCACCCGGGAACGGAGCACCCCGGTACCGAGCACCCCGGTACCGAGCACCCCGGAACCGAGCACCCGCTGTGCGAGGCGCTCGGCTCGCTGGCCCTGGTCGAACTGCTACGGGGCCGGTTGCGGCGGGCTGCCGAGCACGCCCGCGCCTGCCTCGCCGTCGCCGAGCGGTCCGCCCTTCCGCCGGAGCGGCGGGCCGGCGTCGACCACCTCGTCCTCGCGGGTGTGGCCGTCGAGCAGGACGACCTGCCGGCCGCGCGCCACCACCTCGACCTGGCGGCCGCGGCGACGGGCGTGCGCCCGGACCCCGCGACCGCCGCCCGCGCCGCCGTCATCGGCGCCCGGATCGCGCTGGCGGAGGGCGACGCGGACGCGGCCCTCGCCGCACTGCACGCGGTGGCCGTCGCACGCCTGTCCGACCGGGTGGCGGCGGAGCTGGCCGTGGCCGAGTCGGCCGTGCACCTGGGGCGGGGCGACGCCGAGGCGGCCCTCAAGGTCCTGGACGCCGCGGCCGCGGACGGGCCCGAGCGCGCGGTGGCCCGGGCGCGCGCCCTGCTGGCGCTCGGCCGCGGGGCGTGCGCGGCGCAGGCACTGGAAGCCGTACCGGCGGCCGGGGACGACGGCGACGCGCCCGCGACGACGGTACGGGCCCACGCGAGCCTGCTCCGCGCGCAACTGGCCGAGGAGGACGGCGACGCCGAGGAGGCGCGGCGGCGGCTGGCCGAGGCGCTGGCGCTCGCCCGCCCCGAGGAGCTGCGCCGGATGTTCGTCGAGACCGGGCCCTGGATGCGCCGGGTCCTGGACCGGGACCCGGCATCGGCCCGCCTGCACGGCTGGCTGACCCCCGGCGCCCCGGTCCGAACGGCGCGCGCGGCGCGGGCCGACGGGCGGCCGCCGGTGGTGGAGCCGCTGAGTGCGCGCGAGGTCGAGGTGCTGCGCAAGGCCGCGGAGATGCTGTCCACCGAGGAGATGGCGGCCGAGCTGTTCGTCTCGGCCAACACGGTCAAGACCCACCTGAAGAGCATCTACCGCAAGCTCTGCGTCACCCGGCGCAGCGACGCCGTCCACCGGGCGCAGGACCTCGGGATGCTCTGA
- a CDS encoding HAMP domain-containing sensor histidine kinase: MNVSRTINPPRPANGPRRSSLVRKIVVLTTAVAALAVALTGLIAWQTAAHGAEQRERDQLTRQATVLSRLPVLSEALFNGAQALAGPNGVQLAVIAPDGTVSGTASPAVDRVSKSALLTGEPVSTTGILGGRDVLLVGQPGVRGGAVVLTEPYTVVTENTNQIRRNVIAPLVFGMLGAALAGALLARRIARPLVTAAQIAHRLADGERGVPAPVDGPRETADIGRALNVLDEALARSENRQREFLLSVSHDLRTPLTALQGYAEALADGLIEPERVPEVGGILADETRRLDRFLGDLLDLARLEADDFRLDVAPADLRALLSEAAAFWTGLCARHGIDLRLERPDGPVVVATDAFRVRQLIDGLVQNALRVAPEGAPLVLAVRAAGPGGGAELQVRDGGPGLTEDDVRIAFEHGALHERYRGTRPVGSGLGLAIAHRLTGRLGAVIHVEGHGPEGGASFTVTLPPAPAAG; the protein is encoded by the coding sequence GTGAACGTGTCCCGGACCATCAACCCGCCCCGGCCCGCGAACGGCCCGCGCCGCAGCTCCCTCGTACGCAAGATCGTGGTGCTGACCACGGCGGTCGCGGCGCTCGCGGTGGCCCTGACCGGGCTGATCGCCTGGCAGACCGCCGCACACGGCGCCGAGCAGCGCGAGCGCGACCAGCTGACGCGTCAGGCGACGGTCCTCAGCCGCCTGCCGGTCCTGTCCGAGGCGCTCTTCAACGGCGCCCAGGCCCTGGCCGGGCCGAACGGGGTGCAGCTCGCGGTCATCGCCCCGGACGGCACGGTGAGCGGAACCGCCAGCCCGGCCGTCGACCGGGTGTCCAAATCGGCTCTGCTGACGGGGGAGCCGGTCTCCACCACCGGCATCCTGGGCGGCCGGGACGTCCTGCTCGTCGGGCAGCCCGGCGTGCGCGGCGGCGCGGTCGTCCTCACCGAGCCGTACACGGTGGTCACCGAGAACACGAACCAGATCCGCCGCAACGTGATCGCACCGCTGGTCTTCGGCATGCTCGGTGCGGCCCTGGCCGGCGCCCTCCTCGCCCGCCGCATCGCCCGCCCGCTCGTGACGGCCGCGCAGATCGCGCACCGGCTCGCCGACGGCGAACGCGGGGTACCGGCCCCGGTCGACGGCCCCCGCGAGACCGCGGACATCGGGCGCGCCCTCAACGTGCTGGACGAGGCGCTCGCTCGCAGCGAGAACCGGCAGCGGGAGTTCCTGCTGTCCGTCTCCCACGACCTGCGCACCCCGCTGACCGCGCTCCAGGGGTACGCCGAGGCGCTCGCGGACGGCCTGATCGAGCCTGAGCGGGTGCCCGAGGTCGGCGGCATCCTGGCCGACGAGACCCGGCGGCTGGACCGCTTCCTCGGGGACCTCCTGGACCTCGCGCGGCTGGAGGCCGACGACTTCCGCCTCGACGTGGCCCCGGCCGATCTGCGGGCGCTCCTCTCGGAGGCCGCCGCGTTCTGGACCGGCCTGTGCGCCCGCCACGGCATCGATCTGCGGCTCGAACGGCCCGACGGACCCGTGGTCGTCGCGACCGACGCCTTCCGGGTCCGCCAGCTGATCGACGGCCTGGTGCAGAACGCGCTGCGGGTCGCACCCGAGGGCGCGCCCCTGGTCCTCGCGGTCCGCGCGGCCGGCCCGGGCGGCGGCGCCGAGTTGCAGGTCCGCGACGGCGGGCCCGGCCTCACCGAGGACGACGTACGGATCGCCTTCGAGCACGGCGCCCTGCACGAGCGCTACCGCGGCACCCGCCCGGTCGGCAGCGGCCTCGGGCTGGCCATCGCGCACCGGCTGACCGGACGGCTGGGCGCCGTCATACACGTCGAGGGCCACGGTCCGGAAGGCGGCGCCAGTTTCACCGTCACCCTCCCCCCGGCGCCCGCCGCCGGCTGA
- a CDS encoding iron ABC transporter permease, which yields MAVTATTAATRPSSLTSRTGAAAVTAVLVLLVAALAAVDITQGTAAVGPPEVWRALTGRAEPGDASVVIASRLPRMAAGLFVGAVLGMAGAALQAVSRNVLASPDTLAVNAGSYFGLGILAVSGLSLPLLASSGVAFVGGLAAAAVVLGLSGLGAGTVRLVLAGSALTLGLSAVTEGLLLLFPQQTDGIFRWNQGSIAQHGFGGLLQMAPIGLVALVGLLLLARRVDALALGDDAARGLGVPVRSTRVTAVVLAALLSTAAVTLAGPVGFVGMCAPALVRPLARRFRGFTRNRASLPLAGLTGAALVLGSDVLLRSFVPADVAVAVPTGVVTSLVGAVFLIVMAIRVKDAAGANAVDRLRIRSRGVFLTTTAVLVAALVGVVIAGVLLGDSKLLLGDVMNWTQGRAGRTITFVLDTRVPRVLAALLAGAALALAGTLVQAVTRNPLAEPGVLGVSGGAALGAVLLVTTVPMAGSWSVAAAAFAGAALSSVIVFGLAARGGFQQNRLVLVGFGVATAAAALVSLLIILTDPFNATKALTWLSGSTYGRTLPDVVPLAIVLVVGLVVAVDRRTELDLVSLDEDTPRLLGLGLGRGRFGFLLVAVLLSATAVAAAGTIGFVGLVAPHAARALVGRRHTRVVPVAVLLGAVLVCTADLVGRTVIAPAQLGAGLMTAVIGTPYFLHLLVRSRR from the coding sequence ATGGCCGTCACCGCAACCACCGCCGCCACCCGTCCGTCGTCCCTCACGTCCCGGACGGGCGCGGCCGCGGTGACGGCCGTACTCGTCCTCCTCGTCGCCGCCCTCGCGGCCGTGGACATCACCCAGGGCACCGCCGCCGTCGGCCCGCCGGAGGTGTGGCGGGCGCTCACCGGCCGGGCCGAGCCGGGCGACGCGTCCGTCGTCATCGCCTCCCGGCTGCCGAGGATGGCCGCCGGACTGTTCGTGGGCGCCGTACTGGGCATGGCGGGCGCCGCCCTCCAGGCCGTCAGCCGCAACGTCCTCGCCTCGCCCGACACCCTCGCCGTCAATGCCGGTTCCTACTTCGGCCTCGGCATCCTCGCCGTCTCCGGCCTCTCGCTGCCGCTGCTGGCCTCCTCCGGCGTCGCCTTCGTCGGCGGCCTCGCCGCGGCGGCCGTCGTCCTCGGACTCTCCGGCCTCGGCGCCGGCACCGTCCGGCTCGTCCTCGCCGGCAGCGCCCTCACCCTCGGCCTCTCCGCCGTCACCGAGGGCCTGCTCCTGCTCTTCCCGCAGCAGACCGACGGCATCTTCCGGTGGAACCAGGGCAGCATCGCCCAGCACGGCTTCGGCGGTCTCCTCCAGATGGCACCGATCGGCCTCGTCGCTCTCGTCGGACTGCTGCTCCTCGCGCGTCGCGTCGACGCCCTGGCCCTCGGCGACGACGCCGCCCGCGGCCTCGGCGTCCCCGTCCGGTCCACCCGGGTCACCGCCGTCGTGCTCGCCGCCCTGCTCTCCACGGCCGCCGTCACCCTCGCCGGACCCGTCGGCTTCGTCGGCATGTGCGCCCCCGCCCTCGTGCGTCCGCTCGCCCGCCGATTCCGCGGGTTCACCCGCAACCGTGCGAGCCTGCCGCTCGCCGGGCTCACCGGTGCGGCGCTGGTCCTCGGCTCCGACGTCCTGCTGCGGTCGTTCGTACCGGCGGACGTGGCGGTCGCCGTACCCACCGGTGTCGTCACCAGCCTCGTCGGCGCCGTCTTCCTGATCGTCATGGCCATCCGGGTCAAGGACGCCGCCGGAGCCAATGCCGTCGACCGGCTGCGCATCAGGAGCCGGGGCGTCTTCCTCACCACCACGGCCGTCCTGGTGGCCGCCCTCGTCGGCGTCGTCATCGCCGGTGTGCTGCTCGGGGACAGCAAGCTGCTGCTCGGCGACGTCATGAACTGGACGCAGGGCCGGGCCGGTCGCACCATCACCTTCGTCCTCGACACCCGCGTGCCGCGCGTCCTGGCCGCCCTCCTCGCCGGCGCGGCCCTCGCCCTGGCGGGAACCCTGGTCCAGGCCGTGACCCGCAACCCCCTCGCCGAACCGGGCGTCCTCGGCGTCTCCGGCGGCGCGGCGCTGGGTGCCGTCCTCCTCGTGACGACGGTGCCGATGGCCGGGTCCTGGAGCGTGGCGGCCGCCGCGTTCGCGGGCGCCGCCCTCAGCTCCGTCATCGTCTTCGGGCTCGCCGCCCGCGGCGGGTTCCAGCAGAACCGGCTGGTCCTCGTCGGTTTCGGCGTGGCCACCGCGGCGGCCGCCCTCGTCAGCCTCCTCATCATCCTCACCGACCCGTTCAACGCGACGAAGGCGCTCACCTGGCTGTCCGGCTCCACCTACGGCAGGACCCTGCCGGACGTCGTGCCCCTCGCGATCGTCCTCGTCGTCGGCCTGGTCGTCGCGGTGGACCGGCGCACCGAACTGGACCTCGTGTCCCTCGACGAGGACACCCCGAGGCTCCTCGGACTGGGCCTGGGCCGCGGCCGCTTCGGCTTCCTCCTGGTGGCCGTGCTGCTCAGCGCCACCGCCGTGGCCGCCGCCGGCACGATCGGATTCGTGGGACTCGTGGCCCCGCACGCGGCCCGCGCCCTCGTGGGCCGCCGGCACACCCGGGTGGTTCCGGTCGCGGTGCTGCTGGGCGCCGTCCTCGTCTGCACCGCGGACCTGGTGGGCCGCACCGTGATCGCACCGGCCCAGCTCGGCGCCGGCCTCATGACCGCGGTCATCGGCACGCCGTACTTCCTCCACCTGCTCGTACGCAGCCGGCGCTAG
- a CDS encoding response regulator transcription factor — MTQPKGLVLIVEDERHISDVQRLYLSRDGFGVHVEADGAAGLAAAQRMRPVAIVLDIGLPGMDGIAFCRALRDAGDWTPVLLVTARGEEADRILGLELGADDYLTKPFSPRELVARVKTVLRRAAGPPGPPPGSTGRLSVDPVSRTVHRDGEPVELTATEFNLLAHLLRHAGQVFTREQLLSQVWGYAGYRDTRMVDVFVSQVRAKLGDASPIRTVRGVGYSATNPGP, encoded by the coding sequence ATGACGCAGCCCAAGGGCCTCGTGCTGATCGTCGAGGACGAGCGCCACATCTCCGACGTGCAGCGGCTGTACTTGTCGCGGGACGGCTTCGGCGTCCACGTCGAAGCCGACGGGGCCGCGGGACTCGCCGCCGCGCAGCGCATGCGCCCGGTCGCGATCGTCCTGGACATCGGCCTGCCCGGCATGGACGGCATCGCCTTCTGCCGCGCCCTGCGGGACGCCGGCGACTGGACACCCGTCCTGCTCGTCACCGCGCGGGGCGAGGAGGCCGACCGGATCCTCGGCCTCGAACTCGGCGCGGACGACTACCTGACCAAGCCCTTCTCGCCGCGCGAGCTGGTCGCCCGGGTCAAGACCGTACTGCGCCGGGCGGCCGGCCCGCCCGGCCCGCCGCCCGGGAGCACGGGCCGGCTCAGCGTGGACCCCGTCAGCCGCACGGTGCACCGCGACGGGGAGCCGGTCGAGCTCACCGCCACCGAGTTCAACCTGCTCGCCCACCTGCTGCGGCACGCGGGGCAGGTCTTCACCCGCGAGCAGCTGCTCTCCCAGGTGTGGGGGTACGCCGGTTACCGCGACACCCGCATGGTCGACGTCTTCGTCTCGCAGGTGCGCGCCAAACTCGGCGACGCGAGCCCGATCCGTACGGTCCGCGGCGTCGGGTACAGCGCCACGAACCCCGGCCCGTGA
- a CDS encoding ABC transporter substrate-binding protein, translating to MRRFLLTAAAATVAALTLTACGTTEPAADDAKKTAEPITLTGASGAKVELAGPAKKVVGTEWNVVESLISLGVEPIGVADVKGYQTWNTAVPLKGEPKDIGTRGEPSMDTIASLKPDLVIATSDLPPAALQQLRKVAPVLEVRPGDAADPIGQMTKNLDLIARATGTTAQSDKLKQDFQAKLDQGKKALADAGKAGAPYAFADGYVVSNQVSIRPYTSGSLIGGVNEKLGLKNAWTVQGDEAYGLATSDVEGLTKLGDVEFAYIGNDGDKDSNPFAGVLAQDKVWTSLPFVQKGNVNRLPDGIWMFGGPQSMNKYVDSVVAALTK from the coding sequence ATGAGACGATTCCTCCTCACCGCGGCGGCCGCCACCGTCGCGGCCCTCACCCTGACCGCCTGCGGGACCACCGAGCCCGCCGCCGACGACGCGAAGAAGACCGCCGAGCCCATCACCCTCACCGGCGCCTCGGGCGCGAAGGTGGAGCTCGCCGGACCCGCCAAGAAGGTCGTCGGGACCGAGTGGAACGTCGTCGAGAGCCTGATCTCGCTGGGTGTCGAGCCGATCGGCGTCGCCGACGTCAAGGGCTACCAGACCTGGAACACCGCCGTCCCGCTCAAGGGCGAGCCCAAGGACATCGGCACGCGCGGCGAGCCGAGCATGGACACCATCGCCTCGCTCAAGCCCGACCTCGTCATCGCCACCTCCGACCTGCCGCCGGCCGCCCTCCAGCAGCTGCGCAAGGTCGCCCCGGTCCTGGAGGTGCGCCCCGGCGACGCCGCCGACCCGATCGGCCAGATGACCAAGAACCTGGACCTCATCGCCCGGGCCACCGGCACCACCGCGCAGTCCGACAAGCTCAAGCAGGACTTCCAGGCCAAGCTGGACCAGGGCAAGAAGGCGCTCGCCGACGCGGGCAAGGCCGGCGCCCCCTACGCCTTCGCCGACGGCTACGTCGTCTCCAACCAGGTCTCGATCCGGCCCTACACGAGCGGATCGCTCATCGGCGGGGTCAACGAGAAGCTCGGCCTGAAGAACGCCTGGACCGTCCAGGGCGACGAGGCCTACGGCCTGGCCACCAGCGACGTCGAGGGCCTCACCAAGCTCGGTGACGTGGAGTTCGCCTACATCGGCAACGACGGCGACAAGGACAGCAACCCGTTCGCCGGCGTCCTGGCCCAGGACAAGGTGTGGACCTCCCTGCCGTTCGTGCAGAAGGGCAACGTCAACCGGCTGCCCGACGGCATCTGGATGTTCGGCGGCCCCCAGTCCATGAACAAGTACGTCGACTCCGTCGTCGCCGCCCTGACGAAGTAG
- a CDS encoding S1 RNA-binding domain-containing protein has product MKTSSIRSTAHPIGATLPATVTRTVPFGVVVRLAPGVEGLVHRSELREGTLRERGRGTGHPARHGPPAPPHQPRPGRLSGPRPGPPGARASPGPGDTSGDHHRSPVQWGLWADHHSPCPYCRVSPGDLHGPPGAHR; this is encoded by the coding sequence GTGAAGACGTCCAGCATACGGTCGACCGCCCACCCGATCGGCGCCACCCTCCCCGCCACCGTGACCAGGACCGTTCCGTTCGGGGTGGTCGTACGGCTCGCACCGGGCGTCGAGGGCCTGGTCCACCGCAGCGAGCTGCGCGAGGGCACCCTTCGAGAGCGGGGACGAGGTACGGGCCACCCTGCTCGGCATGGACCTCCGGCGCCGCCGCATCAGCCTCGGCCTGGACGGCTGAGCGGCCCGCGCCCCGGGCCGCCGGGCGCCCGCGCCTCCCCCGGACCGGGTGACACGAGTGGTGATCACCACCGATCACCGGTTCAGTGGGGCCTGTGGGCCGATCATCACAGTCCGTGTCCGTACTGCCGCGTGAGCCCCGGTGACCTCCATGGCCCACCGGGCGCCCACCGGTGA
- a CDS encoding ABC transporter ATP-binding protein, translated as MQAAEKTSADTRPHGHELSARNVTVAYDGVDVVHDASMTLRPGEVTVLVGPNGSGKSTMLRTVARLQRPRTGTLVIDGDADGFSLSPREFSRRVALLTQGRPTPSGLTVRDLVEFGRYPYRGRWGREDPGGRAAVNRALALTGVEELADRGAEHLSGGQLQRVWLAGCLAQETGVLLLDEPTTYLDLRYQVELLDLMRDLADDHGIAVGAVLHDLDQAAAVADRIVLLHAGRVIADGAPEDVLTPERLTDTYGIRIDVETDPLTGQLRTRAIGRHHLRTERLSTTS; from the coding sequence GTGCAAGCAGCTGAAAAGACCTCCGCGGACACCCGTCCCCACGGTCATGAACTCTCCGCCCGGAACGTCACCGTGGCGTACGACGGCGTCGACGTCGTCCACGACGCCTCCATGACGCTCCGGCCCGGCGAAGTGACCGTCCTGGTGGGGCCGAACGGCAGCGGCAAGTCCACGATGCTGCGCACCGTGGCCCGGCTGCAGCGGCCCCGGACCGGCACCCTCGTCATCGACGGGGACGCCGACGGATTCTCGCTGAGCCCCCGTGAATTCTCCCGCCGCGTCGCCCTCCTGACACAGGGCCGCCCCACGCCGAGCGGGCTGACGGTACGGGACCTCGTCGAATTCGGCCGGTACCCCTACCGCGGACGCTGGGGCAGGGAGGATCCGGGCGGCCGGGCCGCCGTCAACCGCGCGCTCGCGCTCACGGGCGTCGAGGAACTCGCCGACCGCGGCGCCGAGCACCTGTCCGGCGGACAGCTCCAGCGCGTCTGGCTGGCCGGCTGCCTCGCCCAGGAGACGGGCGTGCTGCTCCTCGACGAACCGACGACCTACCTCGACCTGCGCTACCAGGTCGAACTCCTCGACCTCATGCGCGACCTGGCGGACGACCACGGGATCGCCGTGGGCGCCGTCCTGCACGACCTCGACCAGGCAGCCGCCGTGGCCGACCGGATCGTCCTGCTCCACGCCGGACGGGTCATCGCCGACGGCGCGCCCGAGGACGTACTGACCCCCGAGCGGCTGACCGACACCTACGGCATCCGCATCGACGTCGAAACCGACCCCCTCACGGGCCAGTTGCGCACCCGCGCGATAGGCCGACACCACTTGCGTACCGAAAGGCTCAGTACCACCTCATGA